The DNA window TCTCGAATCCGCTGTGACAGGTTATGAAAGGCACATTATCAGCACATTCGTGTATCGCGTCGTAAATGAGCGTTTCTCTGATCGCCGGTTCGTTCCATTTGTTACTTACACCTGAAATAGGGCTCGCTAAGGACTACAGTGTTGCTATCGTCATACTATGGGACGAGTAATAAGCTACGATCGATGGTTACATCCGTACTATTGTAATAGATATCTATGACAACTGTCTATCGTACTCTGTTCACTCGTAGATAACAGATGAATACTACGAAAACAGGGACCGCACCCACGAAGTATTCGCAGCTAACTGGTTCTCACATCCAAGTCGAAGCGGTTGCACTGTCGGTTGGACGAGGAGATTATGGACGACGGAGGTCTGTCGCTGTCGTCGTCTCTGTGTTCGACCACTGCGACAACGACCGGACAGTCAATGAACCGTTACGACAGTACGCTTGTAATAGGAGGATACACCAACATCACAGTGTAACGAGTGTGTTACAGATCTAGCTCATTTGGGTATGCTATCTCCGAACTATTCAATCACACGCATCATGGCTCTAGAACAAACATCTCATTACTCATACCGACGCTGCATCTAGTGGAGAGCAACTGTCGACGAGTCAGGTTGGAGTCTAATTTGGCTAGCGATTCATCCTCGATTCATACTTGGTTCTCCAGTAACGATAAATACCTACCGATCATGTTGAAATACAACAAATAGTTTGATTATGTCTCTTTATATGGAAATATAATTATTAGAATTAGAAATAATCACTCGATTACTTTGTAGGTGATAGACATCTATCAACATTCATATTAAGGACTGTCACCACGTACGTCTCATAGGTAACGTAGAGCCTGACAACCTGCGCTTATCGATAATCACCGGAATGAATCTCACTGGATGGTATCAGTCTACGACACCTGCACTCGAACGATGGAATGTAGCTAGTGATCGATGTGGGTATTTCGGAATGATCATCACTGTATTCTACTAAATGTCTATTCCTATACGAGTGGTTATTTCTAATGTTATATAAATTATGGTATAGATATTGAAACGCGCTAGCGCCAAATGCTTTGTCCGTCGCATAGAACATGGTGGCCATAAAACGTGAGCATACATCGGCTAGCTGCCTACGATGCCGAAGAACGGCGATATCCTTCCGTATCCCAATAAATTTCTATTATCACATAGATATTTCGTGTAGAATGATGCAGAGAGCGTCATCGCTACCTCATCTCTTTCGAAATGATTTATGAATCGTATGGTGTATAGATATCCTCGGAGTCAGAGGCCGATTAGATGATAGCTCTCTTATTGACACACTCAATTCGTCCTTCCACAGCTCTGGTGGCTTAGCAGACTGTCATTCTCTGACTGCCGTCCTCAAGAGCACCGCTATCGGGTATCTGGACCGAACTGGGTGTCGAGAAGCGTGGAGAACACGTCCTAGTCGTGAGTACTTTTGAATAGCTTGATCGTCTACCGATGATTACTGGTAAACACGTTGCTGCTGCTCCCTCCGTCGTTTCTTGAACGGCAGTCTCGAAGTATTATCTTCGAGAGAGGTGCTTATGCTGGATCTCCCTCGAACGCATCAGAGAGTCGTTCGCGCATATACTGTCGGCGGAGGTGGCGCCGGCGTGTTGGGGAGAGATAGTCTTGGAGTACCACTTCAGCACTCGCACTTCCCTGTTCTGCGGCGATGTCACTCACGTCAGAGAGGATCGCCTCCTGGGTTGCTGAATAGGCGTCATACCAGAATCGTCGGCCCATCTGTGGAATTGGTTTTTTGCCCTCGATCGTCTCTGGAAGACCAGCTTGGTCAGCGAGTGTATCGAACCACGAGAGGATCGTCTGGCGGGTTCGATGGCCCGAGCCAGCTCGATCCGAGGGAAACAGATATCCGTTCCATCGGTCGCGCTCGCTGAGTTCTGCCACTCGATCTGACGCAACTTCACGGCCGTAGAGGATCGAGACCTGACCGGGACCGTTTTTGCGCTCCTCGAAGGCGACATACGGCACCTCGGTTTCCGGCGGATCAAGTACGAGCTGGGATCGATGGAGTGCAGCCACCTCTCCCGATCGGAGGCCCCACGCACAGAGCGCCACGACGAGGAGGCGCTCGGTTGATGTCTGGGCGTGCTCGTAGAGCGCGCGGACGTGAGACGCGTCGAGCGCTGGATTTACCCGGTCACCGGACGCGTTGTCACTGCGGCGACTCCACCGATATTCGTCGTCGAGTCCGGAGACGGGGTTGACCGCAGCCCGTTTGCGGCGCACCAAATGCGCGTACCAGTCGTCAACGGCCTCGTGGAGCCGGCGCATCGTTCGAGGCGCGAGCTCGGCGTCAAGTGTATCGAACGCTTCCCATGCGGCATCGGTCGCCTCGTACGCTGGGACATCACTGTCGCGGGCGACCGGTGTGAGCAGGTCCTCGGTATCGTTAACCGAACAGTAGGTCTGCACATATCTGCCGAGTCGATACCGGAACGTGTTGGCGGATGACTGACTTAAATCGCCCCGTTCGGCCCGGCTGTCGATGTATGCTTCGAGCAGTTCGACTGTCTGGTCATGGCTTGTTCCCCAGTCGAAGCCCGCGTCACGTTCGGTGAGATCGAGGTCCTCGGCCCAGAACTCCCCGAACGTCCGATCGTGGTGCTCGCGCAGCGCATAGATCAGTCCACGAAAGCCGTTGGCAGACAACCACTCGTGGGTTGGGCGCTCAGTGTCAGGATCGAGCCCATATTCGCGCATTGCCGGAGCGACGTGTTCCCAGTACACATCGACGAGCTCGCCACGATCGAGCAGCGTCCACCGGATCTCATCGGGTACCTGGTCGTGCTGTTCTACTGGTTCGGTTGGTCCGTCGGTGGTGGTCATGTAATGAGGTCGGAATGAAGTCGAACCTATCGACGACTTCGATCTGCTCTGGAAAACCGTTTTCCCTGACGGCTCTAGCAGTGCCGGCCCCCGCGTCGGTGTCGGTGACGAATCTGATCGAGACACGGATCGCGGGCTCGCATCTCACAACGACATCCAGAGCGAATGGAGAACGGCAATATCAAATGCAGATTGGGGGGAGTTCGAGCGCTGCCACTCGTTCGGTCATACCTTTGATGTCGGGAATAGCATACGTGAGTGCGGCTGCAACTTTCCCACCCCCGTGTTTTTCGCCGAGGAGCCCAAGGTCACGATCGTGAGGAAGCCTCCCGACCGCCTTGATGAGAACCGGTGTGATCATGTACTCAGCGCCGTTGAGTGTTGTGGTGAGTTGGAGAGCGTGCGGTGTATGTGTTTTCTGTGAGTCGTCCCAGTGAGCGCCCCACGATCGACGAGCACTCGTACATCGGCATACGCTGTCGGGAGAGATCGAGATCGTCACCGATCTGGTCGATCGTGACGGTCCCAGCATGGAGAACGCACGCGTATAGGCAGACGGGGATGGTTGCGCCAGTTGAGCTACCAGGATATCCCATTGACCGCTTGTTCTGGGTCGGCAATTCCTGATATATAATTCATAGTTATGTATTACGTAATAACGACTGAGAAGTTTTTCAGTGCCCTCATCTAGTGAAGTAACCCTTGTGCTGCGGTTGGGGATGAATCTGAGTCAGTCATGTTCGGTTGGTAGCGTGGTACAGACAGCTTTCATACATGTATTGTATGTTTCCAGACCGATTAGTCTATACTACTCGTACTGTTAGCCATTGCTCGTTCGGAATTCGTTGATCGCTGCTCGAATGTGTAATGCATCATTGGGTTCTGGTCGGAGCTCCTGTTCTGAGCCTCGAAGCTCATTCAGAGACCAGAATCGCGCGTCACTCGCATCACCGCCTGCTGTTGGCTCACCACTCACATCCTCGAACTGAACAGCATAGGTGTACCCAGCGTTGTACCAACCTTGTGGGGCAGCGGCTGCGTACCCGGTGATGAGCGTCAGGGTAGATGGAGTAATGTCGAGCCCCGTCTCTTCGTGAAGTTCGCGGGCGGCCGCCTCCGCTGGTGGTTCACCCACTTCGATGACGCCGCCAGGGAGTGCCCACTTTCCGATGTGTGGTGCATTAGTTCGTTTGATGAAGAGCACATGCTTTCCGTCCATGACCGCAACATCAGCACATGGGATCGGACGCTGGAAAATAATCCGGGCACAGGCCGCACAGTATGAACGGTCTCTGCCGTCGAACCATTTGCTTTCGAGTTTGTCTCCACAGTCCGGACAGAACGTTGCCCTATATGATGTCATAGTTGAGTATCACACGTACGCGGTATAGGGTATTATCCTAATCCGACTGGGATGGAAGAGGTATACTCATGTCGTGTCCATATATACAGTGTGATTGTAGATATTATGTGACAAAATACATATTACTCGATGCATATTGTAATACCATTGATCACAGCGACCGTCTAGTAAAGAGAACGTGATAGCCGAGCTGCTGAGCGACACTTAAAGGGAGGTACAGTCTCAGTTGGGCATCTATCTGCACCACGAAGAGGTTTCACATGCCATTCTGGTTGTCACCTAAGAATAACTCTCACCCAGGTCGTGTCAAAGACTCAGATGGTGACGCTATTGAGGAACCTCAACAGGTTCAAAACTCCCATCTATATCTTCACCTTATCGCTAGAGTCACTTAAAGGATCGACAGTGGTGCTTATTCTAGCTATGGGCCAAGTCTGGTCTCAGAGGTTGGAGCATCTGCCTTCTCAACTGGGGTTCCGTTCGGCGTCCGACCGCTGGCGGTTTCTCGTGCCGATCAACCACATCAAGAAACAGAGATGCCACAGTATTGCACCATTTTATATTATATAATAACTAGAAACAATAAAGATACTGTCTCATATTGTGGGTATAAATGTAATTATCCTACTATGGGTTCGAATCTTTTCTGAGATCGATGGAGAGCGCGTCGTCTCACGTCTCAGCGTGGTCTCCCTCGAGTCTGTTATCGCTGATAGGTTGTCGTCTCAACGCCAAGATCAGTATCGAGTTGGTTTCGATGTGTTGTCCGACCCGCCTGTTTATGACCGACTGGCACAAAACGGGACATAGCTGACGACGCAGTGAGAGCAATGACCGAGGATAATGATCTCGAACAGCATCGAGAGCGAATTCGAAAGATCGTCGAAGAAAGCGATAGCCCGTTTGACACAGACAAAACCCGTAATCCAGAGCGGATTGAGCCGATCTGCGAAGCACTCGAACAACGATAGAAGGAAGCCACCGATATGCGACTCGGGCAGCTCGTGAGCGTTCTCACTGGTCAGGGTGACACGTTCGCTGTCGAAGACACACTGGTCATGGACGAATTGAGTGTCGAGATTGACGGGGAGTTTTGGGCCGATACAGAAGACGTGAACAATGCCTAACAATGACAGGCAAGCGATGACTGCCAGAAAGCGTATTCTGGGTAGTTTTGAGCCCTCGACGATGGTTCAAACGCGAGTAATCCATGTTGCAGTGTTGCTAGTCGGCGCGCCGCTGGCTAGATGTGTGGATAATAGCGGCGCTACTGAACTCAAGAACGCGCGTGGCTCAGTAAGCAGCGTGACGAGTAACGGAGGCTTCGTCACCATCTTATACGTTTCCTGTATGAAAGTCTCGCAATCAGTGTTCAAGAACTGAACCGACATCAGCGTATATGGTTGGCAAGAGACCAAGAACAGAATAGATGAGAACTACTCAACCCACCACTCTTATATAGGTTATTTATATTTAATGAACATATTGGGATAATTTGTAAAAATAGTTCGTCTGCTGAGAGCGTCCACGGCGAGCCCGGACTGTTCCGGGGAAATGGGGCAAGATCGATGATTGCTCTGAATTCGGGCCGCTGTGATGTGTATCGACGATTGGCGTCTCTGACACCCCGGCAGCGGACACTCCAGCAGGAATACTAAAAGTCATTTGGGCGGCGAGTGCAAGACGGGTGGCCCGTTGAGCCGACGAGCTGCATAGCAGTAGATGTGAATCCGCTAGCAGGACAGACAATGACCGAGAAGCGATGAGTGATGAATAATTGGTGGTCAGAGCGTTCAGCTAAACGTGTTCGTCACGATTAGTAGGACGGAAACCTGTGTTACCACAGGTTCCAACGTACAATGGCCTGAAATGGCCATTTACTCATTTTACAGTTTCATATATAAGTTTTACTTATTTCCCTCACCAAAATTTTATATATGAATATAAAGTAACAATAATTGGGTTTGATCCTGTGGTTAAAGGATGAATCCAACGTACAATGGTCAGGAAATGTCCAAATTGCAGTACGCGGATGGATAAAGTGAAAAAGCGAGAGAAAGGGTTCGTATGGACCTGGTATTGGGTGTGCCCCAACCGAACCTGTCAAAGACAGGAACCAGCAGAATAGAACCCTTGTCGGCTCCAAGCCGATTTCGACTGACGAACACGGAATGACGCTGATGTAGCGGGGATTTCCCCCTGTGACGATACGGTTTCACCGTGGCAGTAAAGACGACAATGTAGCTCACCGACGATGGGTCGGAGACGACGCAATTTTACGAATGAATCAGAGCGTCCGTGCGCGCGTCATGATAGATCCACGTAGCATATGCAGCTAGTTCGGGAATACCCCAGTTGTCAGCATATTCCTCAATCGTTGATCGATTTGTTTTACCCATCTCGATTGCGCGGTTGTAGCCGTCAATAGAATCATCATGTCCTTGGGGAACGAACGTCGTATAGGCAACTTCATCGGGTGAAAACACTCCGTTTGAGACGAGATCTGCAGGCAGTGTTCGTTGTTCTCCGCCGGTTAAAAAGTGCTCAACATCCTCTTCCGAATATCCATAGAAGCATCCCAGACGACGATGGTATGCTTCGGAAACCTCTCCCTGGGATGGAAGAAGATCAAGGCGCCAAGAGCTTCGAGCAACATCTAAGCAGGTATCTGCCCACCACTGGTAGTTGAGGTCGAAGGCTTCAGCTATCTCTTCAGGAGTAATTGGATGGTCAGGATCATCAGGCGGGCCAAAGATAGTGATCTCAGTAGCAGGGCGTTTACCGGCGAGCAGAAGCGCAAACCAGATCGGTTCTCGAATATTCATCTGATCCTTTTTTCTATGAGTAATAAATTGTCTGAACATCTCCCGCTGGTGCTCCGTTAGCGTCTCAAGGGGGAATGTCGTCCGATCTGGAATAGACATGATACTACCTATTTCGTTCTCGTATTAAAACCATGCGTGGCTTGCCATGATCATGGTTCACTGGTATACAATCCTCGCCGAGCGGATCGTCGAACCCGGTCAGCAACCGAAATTTCAATGTTCTCTCCGTTCCCAAGGCAGGCTAATCGGCGTCTCGTTGGAAGGTATGGACGATTCTCTGAACGTATCCAACTACCTGCTGTCACGCTAGAACAATACTTCACCGACAGCAATCCTTGTCAGATTTCTGAAGAGCAGTAGCTGTTGAACGGCGATCGTCTCAGAAACTCTCTGGTCGCCGGGTGTCGCCCTCCGAGAGTATGGTTGTAAATCTTGGTAGCAGTAGCTGATTGCGGGTTTTGTTGATTGTCGGGTCATCCGTGACGAGCATTTATCATACCTACCCGATGTACCAACGACTATGTATGGGGTCCTTACAAGCAATTCAACGCTGGTTCGAGAAGACATCGGGAGCGTCGCGTACTACATTGCCGACGAAGTAAGTGGTCGCCGTCGTGCTCCGATTGAAGGGATAATCAACTCCGTTGCGTGCTGGGGAGACACGAAAGCTGTTCGTGACGATCCCTCTCGAGCTGCACGCACCGAAGGTGGAACTCGTGCACTTCCTACAGTCGATGGGCATCATTGGGGAACTGTCTGTCCGACCGACCCCGACTACCGGATGGAGCTCCTTGACCGGATCGAAGCGGTTGGCAATATAGGTGCTGTCAGACTCACCACCCCCGGATTTCCTGGTTCTGAATTCTGTCGATGTGATCGCTGTGAGCGACAGTTCGCAACGAGTGCGTTCGACGATTGGCAGGCGTGGCGAACGGAGACGATCACCCAGTTCGTCCGAGAGGCGTCAACTCGGGTGGACGGGGACCTGATCGTCACGTTGTACCCGGATCCGTACCCAGGTAATCTTCGTGAACGGACCGGCCTGAATCCCCAGCGACTTGTCCCTCATGTCGATGGCTTTCTTGTCCCGCTCTGCAGTATCAGCTACGAAACAACCTATTGGGTCGAATCGCTAGCCGGAGGCTTCGCTCGCGAACTGGGAGATTTTGATGTCTCGCTCATGATCCAGCTCTCGGCATCTGAAGCCACGATCGAGCGGCTTGTCGACATAACCCGCCAGATCGACCCGTACGCCGATGCGGTCGTCTACGGGACTGACGAGGATAGCGTCGACACCATTCGGGAGGTCATCCATCGTTGCCGAACGGCTGAACCACTGTCACCGATCGTCTGAACATCCTCGCTGCCGATGTCTAGTTCGCCCACCAAATCCAGCGAGCACTCAGTCGGAACGACACTTGTGAACGTGCTTAAAACCAAACGACACAGCGAGCGTACTGTGGTACTTCTTGCAATCACCGGCTCAACCACCTACGGTATTATTACTAACTCAATATAACAATGGATTCCAAAGCGAAGCCCCGAACACGCCGACATGATCGCTGGTTTCCTCGGATCCATTATCGGAGCTGTTGCTGGTAATACGTGGAACAACGCATGCAGTCCATGGCTTGGACAGCAAGTAACGAACGGCGATTCGTAACGATCTTTGATAACGGAAAAAGAGCTGTTTTTCGTGAACGTTCACTCACCTTGACACTGGGCGCTAGGAACGACATAGATCTCGGGGAATGGATTGTAGTGGCAGGAACGTTCAACGGCGAAGGTCTTTCTGACGCCGTTCGAATTCCTCTCGGAAGAGTTCTTCTTCACCTATTAAGGAGATCATGAAGACCATTAGCAGTAACGAACAAAACGAGCCACTTGCAGAGCCGAACCCCCGGTAGTTTTGAGTAGATTCGGGGAGAGAGATCCGTATGGCCCTCGATCCAGAGTCCGTTTCCGTGGTCGCGTTCGATTCGTACAGCACCATCGTTGATGTCGATACGGCCGCGAGGGCGCTTTCTGAGCACACTGATGACGCAGAAAGTGTCTCAGACCTCTGGCGGTCACGCTCTCTCAGCTATGCGATGCACAGTGCCCTCATTGATACGTATCGTCCCTTCGACGACCTGCTCCGCGATTCGCTTGACTACGCACTCGCTGTCAATGATATCACTGTCGACGAGAATGAACGTGAACAAATACTCGAAGTATACCACAACCTTGCTGTTTTTGAGGACGTTCATGAGGGGATACGGCGACTCACGGACGGGGGATACGACTGTTATATTGTTTCAAATGGTACTCCGGAAATGCTTGATTCACTCGTCGAACACGCCGACATCGGCGCGTATATTGAGGAAACGATCAGCGCTGATGAGGTAGGTATCTATAAACCTGCCCCCGAGCCGTACCGTGAGGCTGCCACCCGGTCAGAAACACCGATCAAGGAGATCGCGTACGTGGCTGCTGGGTGGTGGGACGTTCGCGGCGCACTACACGCTGGAATGGTGAGTGTTCGTATCGACCGGAAAGGATTACCGTGGAGTCCGTACGACGGCACGCCTGTCGCTACGATCGAAACGTTCCATGACCTTGCGGATGAGCTCGGGGTTTGAAACCACCGTGTCTGAATACTGTGGGCTATTATCTCAGCACCACCACTCAAAAACGAGTGCAACCTCGCTACGGACGCCACCGCTACGGCTGAACTTGGTCCGTCGGGCGAATCAGGACTTCATTGATATCTACGCGTTGTGGCTGTGTCACGATAAACGTGATTGTTCGGGCGATGTCTTCAGGCGTGAACTGCTCCATCGATTCAAAAAGGTCTTCGGTGGCTGACTGGACTTCCTCATCAGGAATGTGTTCGATAAGTTCCGTATTGACGGCTCCCGACTCGATTGTCGCAACGCGGATTCCCGCTTCGGCAATATCGCGTCGAAGCGACTCACCGAATTGGATAACACCGGCTTTTGTCGTGTCGTAATGTGAACTGTTAGGCTGAGAGAAGCGTCCAACGACTGAAGAAAGATTGACGATGTGTCATCTTCCTTGTTATACCATCGTGGGGGTAACAGCGTGAGTGAGTTTGACCAGCCCACTGAGATTGACATCGATAGTGGTCTGAAGCGTCTCATGGTCCGCGTCCGCGATATAAGCAAGAGGCATGAGACCGGCGTTGTTCACGAGGATATCGACTCGGTCGTGTGCGTCGATTGTCGCATCAACGAGGGCGTCGATATCCGTATCGTCCGTGAGATCAGTCGGAATAATGAGCGCCTCGCCGCCTTTGTCTTCGATTTGGGTTGCGAGTTCTTCGAGTTCGCTTTCACTGCGTGCAGCGAGAACGATGCTTGCCCCCCGTGACGCTAAGGAGGTGGCCGTCGCTTCTCCAATTCCCGAAGAGGCCCCTGTAACGATCGCAACGTGTCCATCTATCTCTGAATCGAACTCTGTTGTCATCGACTGTAATAAGGATCATGAGCGAGTTAGGGGTGATGCTATCTAAAAGGTGTTTAAGTAGGCCTGCGACTGGGCAGAGGGTTCTTGAACGGATCACGTTCGGTGTGAACACGTGTCTGAGCTGGTTCAACAGTGTCTGCAGGGGCTGGTGAGAGTCGTGCTGCAACCCTCCCGCGAAGTTCACCTGTCGTCTCCACGAGTGTCGTTCTGTGTTCTACAATCCGTCCGAAGTATGGGATTTCCTCATTGAACCGGGTAGCGATGAGGAACGGTGGAGCGCACGTGAGGAGTGTTCCAAGCAACGCCAACGGAACTTTGACTGGAAAGCCGAACGCATAGCCGATAAAGACGGGGAATATGCTGAGTGGCCACAGGAAGAAGGGGCGCACGAGATACAGACCGATCAGACCGACTACAAGCATCGGCCAGTACCGGTCACTCCACTGGGCCAAAGGAAGGAACTCGGTGGGTGCATGTAGGACTCCAGTGAGAGCGAGCAGTCCGAAACCCATACGGGGATTAGCACACGCAAGAGGCGGTAACGGAATGTATTGCTCATTGTAGTGAATATGCATACGTTGTGGTATAGGACAGTTTTGTCATCGTTCTGCTCGTATTCCGTGGTGTTATCTCCGGTTGAGAACGGTGAAAGCGTGGTGACTCCGATCGGGGTGATCATTCGCTTGAGATATCTGGGCACTCGTTCGACTTTAGCCGTGTCGGTCACGGTGGTGTATTTTCCATGCAGTTGGGAAGAATAGTAATGCGGTCTCGGAGAGAATATTAACTATGGAGATCGAAGCAGCGGTTGTAAGAGAGCAAGAAGGACCGTTCGAGATCGAGAGTCTCACCCTGGAAGATCCCCGTCAGAAGGAAGTACTTGTTCGCATTGTTGGCACTGGCATCTGCCACACAGACCTTACCGTTCGCGACGGTAACTATCCACCGGATCCGCCGGTCGTTCTCGGTCACGAAGGAGCTGGCATTGTTGAGTCCGTTGGAAACCGTGTTGCAGCAGTCGAACCAGGTGATCGTGTTGCATTGACGTTCAACTACGATGGGACGTGTCCAAACTGTCGTCAGGGTGATGTCGCGTACTGTGAGTCGTTTTTCGAACAGAACTTCGGCGGGACTCGATTCGAAGACGACTCCTCGCCGATAAGCGATAACGGTGACCCCATCAACGCTAACTTCTTTGGCCAGTCATCATTTGCAACACACGCTATTGCGCATGAAGAGAACGTTATTCCCGTTACAGACGATCTCCCCCTAGAGTTGGCCGGACCGCTTGGCTGTGGTGTTCAGACCGGTGCAGGAGCAGTAATGAACTCTCTCACTGTTACTCCAGGGTCATCACTCGTCGTCTTCGGCACCGGAACGGTCGGTCTCAGTGCTATCATGGCTGGGCAGGTTGTCGGAGCGAAAGATATCATTGCTGTGGATCTCGTGGATAGTCGCCTTGAACTTGCGTCAGATCTCGGCGCAACAATGACGGTGAACCCTCAATCAGTTGCTGACGTTGTTGAAACGGTCCGAAAAGCAACCGACAACGGGGCGGATTACGCCGTTGAGTCAACGGGCGTCACCGATGTCCTACGGCAGGCGTTCGACTCGCTGGCCAAACTCGGCACTGTTGGTGTGCCCGGTGCACCACCGCTCGGAACGGAGGTCAGTCTCGATGTGAACAGCTTCGTCACCACTGGCCGTTCGGTACGGGGCGTAACGGAAGGAGATTCGTATCCTAAGGAATTTATTCCAACGCTTATCGATCTCTATCAGCAAGGCCGATTCCCGTTCGACGAGTTTGTCGAGTACTACGAGTTTGAGGATATCGATAACGCCATTGAAGACGCAGAGAACGGTGAGACTATCAAGCCCAT is part of the Halocatena salina genome and encodes:
- a CDS encoding DUF7437 domain-containing protein, which gives rise to MLGPSRSTRSVTISISPDSVCRCTSARRSWGAHWDDSQKTHTPHALQLTTTLNGAEYMITPVLIKAVGRLPHDRDLGLLGEKHGGGKVAAALTYAIPDIKGMTERVAALELPPICI
- a CDS encoding NUDIX hydrolase yields the protein MTSYRATFCPDCGDKLESKWFDGRDRSYCAACARIIFQRPIPCADVAVMDGKHVLFIKRTNAPHIGKWALPGGVIEVGEPPAEAAARELHEETGLDITPSTLTLITGYAAAAPQGWYNAGYTYAVQFEDVSGEPTAGGDASDARFWSLNELRGSEQELRPEPNDALHIRAAINEFRTSNG
- a CDS encoding haloacid dehalogenase type II, which encodes MALDPESVSVVAFDSYSTIVDVDTAARALSEHTDDAESVSDLWRSRSLSYAMHSALIDTYRPFDDLLRDSLDYALAVNDITVDENEREQILEVYHNLAVFEDVHEGIRRLTDGGYDCYIVSNGTPEMLDSLVEHADIGAYIEETISADEVGIYKPAPEPYREAATRSETPIKEIAYVAAGWWDVRGALHAGMVSVRIDRKGLPWSPYDGTPVATIETFHDLADELGV
- a CDS encoding NAD(P)-dependent alcohol dehydrogenase; this encodes MEIEAAVVREQEGPFEIESLTLEDPRQKEVLVRIVGTGICHTDLTVRDGNYPPDPPVVLGHEGAGIVESVGNRVAAVEPGDRVALTFNYDGTCPNCRQGDVAYCESFFEQNFGGTRFEDDSSPISDNGDPINANFFGQSSFATHAIAHEENVIPVTDDLPLELAGPLGCGVQTGAGAVMNSLTVTPGSSLVVFGTGTVGLSAIMAGQVVGAKDIIAVDLVDSRLELASDLGATMTVNPQSVADVVETVRKATDNGADYAVESTGVTDVLRQAFDSLAKLGTVGVPGAPPLGTEVSLDVNSFVTTGRSVRGVTEGDSYPKEFIPTLIDLYQQGRFPFDEFVEYYEFEDIDNAIEDAENGETIKPILRMSDA